Proteins co-encoded in one Streptococcus ruminicola genomic window:
- a CDS encoding DUF308 domain-containing protein, with protein MKGLSLWSGIIALLIGLFLFIHPFTTTAMIGWIIAIIIFLSGFTSLFMYSSSVNRSLWYLLQGILSIVFGIILLSSSVMSLSSAVMTIAAYWILISGILRLIGGFQMKKAGFFDANRFLSSAVLAILLGLFLLFNPTLSAIFVGRLAGLLLMAVGVSGISFSFKL; from the coding sequence ATGAAAGGTTTATCACTTTGGTCAGGGATTATCGCCCTACTTATCGGACTTTTTCTCTTTATTCATCCCTTCACGACTACAGCCATGATTGGTTGGATTATCGCCATTATTATTTTCTTGTCTGGCTTCACAAGTCTCTTTATGTATTCAAGTAGCGTTAATCGTTCGCTTTGGTACTTGCTACAAGGTATCTTGTCCATTGTTTTTGGAATCATCCTGCTATCAAGCTCTGTTATGTCTCTATCAAGTGCAGTCATGACCATCGCTGCTTATTGGATTTTAATTAGTGGTATCTTACGTTTGATTGGTGGTTTTCAAATGAAAAAAGCTGGATTCTTTGATGCCAATCGTTTCTTAAGTTCAGCAGTTCTCGCCATTCTTCTGGGATTATTCCTCCTATTTAATCCAACTTTGTCAGCTATCTTTGTCGGTCGTTTGGCTGGTCTTCTTCTAATGGCTGTCGGCGTTTCCGGTATTAGTTTTTCATTTAAATTATAA
- the queF gene encoding preQ(1) synthase, with product MTRTDEMKDLTLLGNQNTKYKYDYDPSILESFDNRHIDNDYFIKFNCPEFTSLCPITGQPDFATIYLSYIPDKLCVESKSLKLYLFSYRNHGDFHENCINTIGKDLINLLQPRYLEVWGKFTPRGGLSIDPYFNYGKPGTKYEKMADYRLMNHDLYPETIDNR from the coding sequence ATGACAAGAACAGATGAAATGAAAGATTTGACCCTGCTGGGAAATCAAAATACCAAGTATAAATATGATTATGATCCAAGTATTCTTGAATCATTTGATAACCGTCATATCGATAATGATTACTTTATTAAATTCAATTGTCCTGAGTTTACCTCACTATGTCCGATTACAGGTCAGCCAGATTTTGCAACAATTTATCTCTCATATATTCCTGATAAACTGTGTGTCGAATCAAAATCATTGAAACTTTATCTATTTAGCTACCGTAATCACGGTGATTTTCATGAAAATTGTATCAATACCATTGGTAAAGACTTGATTAATTTACTTCAACCACGTTATCTTGAGGTTTGGGGAAAATTCACTCCACGTGGTGGCTTATCAATTGATCCGTATTTTAACTACGGCAAACCTGGTACCAAGTATGAAAAAATGGCAGATTATCGCTTGATGAACCATGATTTGTATCCAGAAACCATTGATAATCGTTAA
- the queE gene encoding 7-carboxy-7-deazaguanine synthase QueE has translation MTKRPLMIPVLEIFGPTFQGEGRAIGQKTMFVRTAGCDYHCAWCDSAFTWDGSEKPKRMTADEIIAELDKLGAYDYVTLSGGNPCLLGANMGELVAKLKTRGVTLGIETQGSRWQTWLKDIDQVTLSPKPPSSQMSVNFETLDFIVSQLDKGQVTFKIPVFNDEDLTFAKMIQKRYQPDVLYLSAGNPEPHASGNIVEAQLNRLRQLWETVAADSEWKSVRVLPQLHTLLYDNKRGV, from the coding sequence ATGACTAAACGCCCACTAATGATTCCTGTGCTAGAAATTTTTGGACCAACTTTTCAAGGAGAAGGACGTGCCATTGGTCAAAAGACCATGTTTGTCAGAACGGCTGGTTGTGATTATCACTGTGCTTGGTGTGACTCGGCCTTTACTTGGGATGGTTCAGAAAAGCCAAAACGTATGACCGCTGATGAAATTATTGCAGAGCTAGATAAGTTGGGAGCTTATGACTATGTAACTTTGTCAGGTGGTAATCCCTGTCTTTTAGGAGCTAATATGGGGGAATTGGTTGCTAAGTTAAAAACGCGTGGTGTGACACTGGGGATTGAAACACAAGGGTCTCGTTGGCAGACTTGGCTAAAAGATATTGATCAGGTGACGCTTAGTCCCAAACCACCATCAAGTCAGATGAGTGTGAATTTTGAAACACTTGATTTTATTGTGTCTCAGTTGGATAAAGGCCAAGTCACTTTTAAAATTCCTGTCTTTAATGATGAGGATTTAACATTTGCTAAAATGATTCAAAAACGTTATCAGCCTGATGTTTTGTATTTATCGGCTGGAAATCCTGAACCACATGCTTCTGGAAATATTGTAGAAGCACAGCTTAATCGTCTGCGTCAGCTTTGGGAAACAGTGGCAGCTGATTCAGAATGGAAAAGTGTGCGAGTTTTGCCACAACTGCATACATTACTTTATGACAATAAACGTGGCGTTTAA
- the queD gene encoding 6-carboxytetrahydropterin synthase QueD, producing MFSVPKELKKPTGESLVYCHRRVMVSKEFTFDAAHHLFNYDGKCKALHGHTYRLQIAVSGMLDDRAMAVDFGDIKQIYKEHLEPHLDHRYLNESLPYMNTTAENMVYWIFEQVAKHLPKEREIRVEYVRLYETPSSYAEFRREWLLDD from the coding sequence ATGTTTTCAGTACCAAAAGAACTAAAAAAACCAACAGGTGAGTCTTTAGTTTATTGTCATCGTCGTGTTATGGTTTCAAAAGAATTTACTTTTGATGCTGCTCATCATTTGTTTAATTATGATGGTAAATGTAAAGCACTTCACGGGCACACTTATCGTTTGCAGATTGCTGTTTCTGGCATGCTTGATGATCGCGCAATGGCAGTTGATTTTGGAGATATTAAGCAGATTTATAAAGAACATTTGGAGCCGCATTTGGACCATCGTTACCTTAATGAAAGCTTGCCTTATATGAATACAACGGCTGAAAATATGGTTTATTGGATTTTTGAGCAGGTAGCGAAGCATTTGCCAAAGGAACGTGAAATTAGAGTAGAATATGTCCGTTTGTATGAGACACCAAGTTCATATGCTGAGTTCAGAAGGGAGTGGCTTTTAGATGACTAA
- the queC gene encoding 7-cyano-7-deazaguanine synthase QueC — translation MKRQSALVVFSGGQDSTTCLFWALEHYEHVETVTFNYGQRHSLEIEVAKNIAAEQGVKNHLLDMSLLGQLTENALTRDIKIENPDDDLPNTFVDGRNHLFLSFAAVLAKRLGITDIITGVCETDFSGYPDCRDAFVKSLNVTLNLAMDYNFVIHTPLMWLDKSETWELADQLGKFDYVRENTLTCYNGIKGSGCGECPACKLRQAGLEKYLARRGK, via the coding sequence ATGAAACGTCAATCAGCACTTGTCGTCTTTAGTGGCGGACAAGATTCCACAACTTGCCTATTTTGGGCTTTAGAGCATTATGAACATGTCGAAACAGTGACTTTTAATTATGGTCAACGTCACAGTCTTGAAATCGAAGTTGCCAAAAATATTGCTGCTGAGCAAGGTGTTAAAAATCACTTGCTTGATATGTCATTGCTAGGTCAATTAACTGAAAATGCATTGACACGTGATATTAAGATTGAAAATCCTGATGATGATTTGCCAAATACTTTTGTTGATGGACGCAATCATTTGTTCTTATCATTTGCTGCGGTGCTAGCAAAACGTCTTGGTATTACAGATATTATTACTGGGGTGTGTGAAACAGACTTCTCAGGATATCCTGATTGTCGGGACGCTTTTGTCAAATCACTAAATGTCACTTTAAATCTTGCTATGGATTACAATTTTGTGATTCATACACCATTGATGTGGCTTGATAAGTCTGAAACTTGGGAGTTGGCCGATCAACTTGGAAAATTTGATTATGTTCGTGAAAATACTTTGACTTGCTATAATGGCATTAAAGGGAGCGGTTGTGGAGAGTGTCCTGCTTGTAAACTTCGTCAAGCTGGTCTGGAAAAATATTTAGCTAGAAGAGGGAAATAA
- a CDS encoding ABC transporter ATP-binding protein, whose amino-acid sequence MSKRNVFLRLWDYLRQYKGALFLAIFLKIFSSVMSVLEPFVLGLAITELTSNLLDMAHGVAGAHINISYIAIILVLYFVRGMGYELSSYGSNFFITKAVQKTIHDLRRDLSEKINKIPVSYFDSQQFGNVLGRFTSDVETVSNALQQSFLRIIEAFTTITLVICMVLYLNWRLALVVIAIIPITYFSAKFILGKSQPYFKEQADALGDMNGFVQENLSGFNVIKLYGREDISSQEFREITQNLQEVGFKASFISGIMMPVLSAISDMAYLIIAVLGALQVLSGQLTVGNMQAFVQYVWQVSQPVQTITQLASVLQSAKSSLDRIFEVLDEPEEAAQVTEKLEHDLSGQVTFENVSFQYVADKPLIRNFNLEVKPGEMVAIVGPTGAGKTTLINLLMRFYDVTDGCIKVDGHDIRNLSRQDYRKQFGMVLQDAWLYEASIKENLRFGNLDATDEEIVAAAKAANVDHFIRTLPGGYNMEMNQESSNVSLGQKQLLTIARALLADPKILILDEATSSVDTRLELLIQKAMEKLMEGRTSFVIAHRLSTIQDADKILVLNNGQIVEQGNHESLLAAKGFYYDLYNSQFAKNN is encoded by the coding sequence ATGTCAAAACGAAATGTTTTTCTACGTTTATGGGATTATCTCCGACAATATAAAGGTGCGCTTTTCTTAGCTATTTTTCTAAAAATCTTTAGCAGTGTCATGAGTGTACTTGAACCATTTGTGCTTGGTCTTGCTATCACTGAATTGACGTCGAATCTTTTGGATATGGCTCATGGTGTGGCTGGGGCACACATTAATATTTCTTATATTGCCATTATTTTGGTGCTTTACTTTGTTCGCGGAATGGGTTATGAGCTAAGTAGTTATGGTTCAAACTTTTTCATTACCAAAGCGGTGCAAAAGACTATTCATGATTTGCGTCGTGATTTAAGTGAAAAAATTAATAAGATTCCAGTTTCTTACTTCGACAGTCAGCAATTTGGGAACGTCTTGGGACGTTTTACATCAGATGTTGAAACAGTGTCAAATGCGCTTCAACAAAGTTTCCTTCGAATCATTGAAGCTTTCACAACCATTACTTTGGTTATTTGCATGGTGCTTTATCTTAATTGGCGACTTGCTTTGGTCGTGATTGCGATTATTCCAATCACTTACTTCAGTGCCAAATTTATCTTGGGCAAATCGCAACCTTACTTTAAGGAACAAGCTGACGCTCTTGGGGATATGAATGGTTTTGTTCAAGAAAATCTATCTGGTTTTAATGTCATTAAACTTTATGGTCGTGAAGACATTTCTAGCCAAGAGTTCCGTGAGATTACTCAAAATTTGCAAGAAGTTGGATTTAAAGCAAGCTTTATTTCTGGGATTATGATGCCAGTTTTAAGTGCGATTTCGGATATGGCTTACTTGATTATTGCGGTTTTGGGTGCTTTACAAGTTCTTTCAGGTCAACTGACTGTTGGTAATATGCAAGCTTTTGTTCAATACGTATGGCAAGTGAGTCAACCGGTTCAAACTATTACTCAATTGGCTAGTGTGCTTCAAAGTGCTAAATCATCACTTGACCGTATTTTTGAAGTTCTTGATGAGCCAGAAGAAGCAGCACAAGTAACTGAAAAACTAGAACATGACTTGTCTGGTCAAGTAACCTTTGAAAATGTTTCTTTCCAATATGTTGCTGATAAACCATTGATTCGTAACTTTAACTTAGAGGTTAAACCTGGTGAAATGGTTGCCATTGTTGGACCAACCGGTGCTGGTAAGACAACGCTGATTAATCTTTTGATGCGATTTTACGATGTAACGGATGGTTGCATTAAGGTCGATGGTCACGATATTCGTAATTTGTCACGCCAAGATTATCGCAAACAATTTGGAATGGTCTTACAAGATGCTTGGCTTTATGAAGCAAGTATCAAAGAAAACCTTCGTTTTGGGAATTTGGATGCGACAGATGAGGAAATTGTGGCAGCAGCAAAAGCTGCTAATGTTGATCACTTTATCCGCACTCTTCCAGGCGGCTACAACATGGAAATGAACCAAGAATCAAGTAATGTCTCACTTGGTCAAAAACAACTCTTGACCATTGCACGTGCTTTGTTAGCTGATCCTAAGATCTTGATTTTGGATGAAGCAACTTCATCCGTTGATACACGTCTAGAACTCTTGATTCAAAAGGCTATGGAGAAATTGATGGAAGGTCGCACAAGCTTTGTGATTGCGCACCGCTTGTCAACCATTCAAGATGCTGATAAAATCTTGGTGCTTAACAATGGTCAGATTGTTGAGCAAGGAAACCATGAAAGCCTTCTAGCCGCTAAAGGTTTCTATTACGATTTATATAATAGTCAATTTGCTAAAAACAATTAG
- a CDS encoding ABC transporter ATP-binding protein translates to MKLIWTYLKRYPKWLVLDVIGALTFVVVNLGLPTALARMIDQGVTVGNKDKVYFWALVMLVVIILGMIGRVILAYAAGKITTNMIKDMRNDMYDKLQQYSHQEYEQIGVSSLVTRMTSDAFILMQFAEQTLRMGVITPLMMISSVVMILVTSPSLAWIVAVAIPFLVLVVYYVATRTRPLSEKQQSTLDKINQYVRENLTGLRVIRAFAREDFQEKRFGSKNDEYKDLSSRLFILTGLTEPLFVLIIISMIVAIVWFALNPLAHGELQIGNLVAFIEYSFHALFSFLLFANFFTMYPRMVVSSERISEVMAMPISIDPNDDGVTETATKGYLEFDKVTFAYPGETESPVLKDISFKAKPGETIAFIGSTGSGKSSLVNLIPRFYDVTLGKILVDGVDVRDYQLKALRQKIGFIPQKALLFTGTIEENLKYGKSDATSEELQEAADIAQAKEFIESRDDRYQTHLAEGGSNLSGGQKQRLSIARAVVKKPDIYIFDDSFSALDYKTDAQLRARLKEVTQEATVLIVAQRVGTIMDADQIIVLDKGEIVGRGTHDELMQTNDIYREIANSQLNKAEEMKGE, encoded by the coding sequence ATGAAACTCATTTGGACTTATTTGAAAAGATACCCCAAATGGCTAGTGCTCGATGTTATTGGGGCGCTTACCTTTGTAGTGGTTAACTTAGGCTTACCAACAGCTCTTGCTCGAATGATTGACCAAGGGGTTACAGTTGGAAATAAGGATAAGGTTTATTTCTGGGCACTGGTTATGCTGGTTGTCATCATCTTGGGGATGATTGGACGTGTGATTCTTGCTTATGCAGCAGGAAAAATTACCACAAACATGATTAAGGATATGCGTAATGACATGTATGATAAGTTACAGCAATATTCACATCAAGAATATGAACAAATCGGTGTGTCTTCCTTGGTAACACGGATGACCAGTGATGCTTTTATCTTGATGCAGTTTGCTGAGCAGACGTTACGTATGGGAGTCATTACACCTTTGATGATGATTTCTAGTGTGGTAATGATTTTAGTAACAAGTCCATCACTTGCTTGGATTGTAGCAGTTGCTATTCCATTTTTGGTTCTGGTTGTTTACTATGTGGCAACTCGTACGCGTCCTTTATCAGAAAAGCAACAATCAACTCTTGATAAAATCAACCAATATGTTCGTGAAAATTTAACTGGTCTACGTGTCATTCGTGCCTTTGCGAGAGAAGATTTTCAAGAAAAACGTTTTGGTAGTAAAAATGATGAATATAAAGACTTATCAAGCCGCTTGTTTATTTTAACTGGTTTGACTGAACCACTCTTTGTTCTAATCATTATCTCAATGATTGTGGCTATTGTCTGGTTCGCCCTTAATCCACTTGCACATGGTGAGTTACAAATCGGTAATTTGGTAGCCTTTATTGAATATAGTTTCCATGCTTTATTCTCATTTCTTTTGTTTGCCAATTTCTTTACCATGTATCCTCGTATGGTGGTTTCAAGTGAACGTATTTCGGAAGTTATGGCGATGCCAATTTCCATTGACCCTAATGATGACGGTGTGACTGAGACAGCGACAAAAGGTTATTTGGAATTTGACAAGGTAACCTTTGCTTATCCAGGTGAGACGGAAAGCCCTGTCTTAAAAGACATTTCCTTCAAAGCAAAACCTGGTGAAACCATTGCCTTTATCGGCTCTACGGGTTCTGGTAAGTCATCACTCGTAAACTTAATTCCACGTTTTTATGACGTGACGCTTGGTAAGATTTTGGTTGATGGTGTTGATGTTCGAGATTATCAACTGAAAGCTCTTCGTCAAAAGATTGGCTTCATTCCGCAAAAAGCTTTGCTATTTACCGGAACCATCGAAGAAAACTTGAAGTATGGTAAGTCTGATGCGACAAGTGAAGAATTGCAAGAAGCAGCAGATATTGCTCAGGCTAAAGAATTTATCGAAAGTCGTGATGACCGTTATCAAACACATCTAGCAGAAGGCGGAAGCAATTTGTCAGGTGGTCAAAAACAACGTCTCTCAATTGCGCGTGCGGTGGTTAAGAAACCTGATATCTACATTTTTGATGATTCTTTCTCAGCACTTGATTATAAGACAGATGCTCAACTGCGTGCTCGATTGAAAGAAGTGACGCAAGAAGCAACCGTTTTGATTGTGGCGCAACGTGTGGGAACAATCATGGATGCCGATCAAATCATTGTGCTTGATAAAGGTGAAATTGTTGGACGTGGCACACATGATGAATTGATGCAAACAAATGACATCTATCGTGAAATTGCCAACTCACAATTGAATAAAGCAGAAGAAATGAAAGGAGAATAA
- a CDS encoding ABC-F family ATP-binding cassette domain-containing protein yields MSDFIVEHLTKSVGDKTVFRDISFIIHDFDRIGIIGVNGTGKTTLLDVISGRLGFDGDVSPFSAKNGYKIAYLTQEPEFDDNKTILDTVLSSDLREMTLIKTYETLMANYDEANQDKLEKVMAEMDSLDAWAIESEVKTVLTKLGLEDLSQKVGDLSGGLRRRVQLAQVLLNDADLLLLDEPTNHLDIDTIAWLTNYLKTSKKTVLFITHDRYFLDNVATRIFELANSQLTEYQGNYQDYVRLRAEQDERDAATLHKKKQLYKQELAWMRTQPQARATKQQARINRFNDLKADLSGTTQSTELEINFETSRIGKKVINFEDVSFAFPDKQILTDFDLLVQNKDRIGIVGDNGVGKSTLLNLINGDLQPTSGKLEIGETVRIGYFSQLPKDMDEDKRVINYLQEVADEVKTSVGATSVTDLLEQFLFPRSTHGTLISKLSGGEKKRLYLLKILIEKPNVLLLDEPTNDLDIATLTVLESFLQTFRGPVITVSHDRYFLDKVANKILAFENGHVREFFGNYTDYLDEKAFEENAAVQVKKEAQQKTEKEKTKKKRMSYFEKQEWEVIEDEIAKLEEDIEAIEAQMQENASDYGKLAELQRSLDEANENLLEKYERYEYLSDLAE; encoded by the coding sequence ATGAGCGATTTTATCGTAGAACACTTAACGAAATCCGTTGGTGACAAGACAGTATTTCGTGATATTTCCTTTATTATTCATGATTTTGACCGCATTGGGATTATCGGGGTTAACGGAACTGGTAAGACAACCCTTTTAGATGTTATTTCGGGACGTCTTGGTTTTGATGGTGATGTGTCGCCATTTTCAGCTAAGAATGGATATAAAATTGCCTATTTGACGCAAGAACCTGAGTTTGATGATAACAAGACGATTTTAGATACTGTTTTGTCTTCTGATTTGCGTGAAATGACTTTGATTAAGACTTATGAAACTTTGATGGCTAATTATGATGAAGCCAATCAAGATAAGCTTGAAAAAGTCATGGCAGAAATGGATTCGCTTGATGCTTGGGCGATTGAGAGTGAAGTGAAGACAGTTTTGACAAAACTAGGTCTAGAAGATTTGTCACAAAAAGTTGGTGACTTGTCTGGTGGGCTTCGTCGTCGTGTTCAGTTAGCGCAAGTTTTGTTGAACGATGCGGACTTACTCTTGCTTGACGAACCGACAAACCATTTGGATATTGATACCATTGCTTGGTTAACAAATTACTTGAAAACTTCTAAAAAGACAGTTCTTTTCATCACTCACGACCGATATTTCTTGGATAATGTGGCAACCCGTATCTTTGAGTTGGCTAATAGTCAATTGACAGAATATCAAGGAAATTATCAGGATTACGTTCGTTTGCGTGCAGAACAAGATGAACGTGATGCAGCAACGCTTCACAAGAAAAAACAACTTTACAAGCAAGAGCTGGCTTGGATGCGTACGCAACCACAAGCTCGTGCGACAAAACAACAAGCACGTATCAATCGTTTTAATGATTTGAAAGCTGACTTGTCTGGTACGACTCAGTCGACTGAGCTTGAAATTAACTTTGAAACAAGCCGTATCGGGAAAAAAGTTATCAATTTTGAAGATGTCTCATTTGCTTTTCCTGATAAACAAATCTTAACAGATTTCGATTTATTGGTGCAAAATAAAGACCGAATTGGTATCGTTGGTGATAATGGTGTCGGAAAATCAACCCTTCTGAATTTGATTAATGGTGATTTGCAACCAACAAGCGGAAAACTTGAAATTGGAGAGACTGTTCGCATTGGTTATTTTTCTCAGTTGCCAAAAGACATGGACGAAGACAAACGTGTCATCAATTATTTGCAAGAAGTGGCAGATGAAGTTAAGACAAGTGTCGGAGCAACAAGTGTTACGGATTTGTTAGAGCAATTCCTTTTCCCACGTTCAACGCATGGAACTTTGATTTCAAAACTTTCTGGTGGTGAGAAGAAACGTCTTTATCTCTTGAAAATTTTGATTGAAAAACCAAATGTTCTTTTACTCGACGAACCGACAAACGACCTTGATATTGCGACTTTGACTGTTCTTGAAAGCTTTTTACAAACTTTCCGAGGACCTGTTATCACTGTTAGTCACGACCGTTATTTCCTTGATAAAGTAGCCAATAAAATTTTGGCATTTGAAAATGGTCATGTGAGAGAATTCTTCGGTAACTATACAGATTATCTTGATGAAAAAGCATTTGAAGAAAATGCTGCTGTTCAAGTTAAAAAAGAAGCGCAACAAAAGACTGAAAAAGAAAAAACTAAGAAAAAACGCATGTCTTACTTTGAAAAACAAGAATGGGAAGTCATCGAAGATGAAATTGCCAAACTTGAAGAAGACATCGAAGCTATTGAAGCTCAAATGCAAGAAAATGCTAGTGATTATGGCAAACTAGCTGAACTTCAACGTTCATTGGATGAAGCCAATGAAAACTTACTTGAAAAATACGAAAGATATGAATACCTAAGTGACTTAGCAGAATAA